The Dokdonia sp. 4H-3-7-5 genomic interval ATCGAAACAATACAAGGACTGCTATTTCCTCATTATTTCAAGTTTTGGAGGATAATGATGTAGTACAAGAAAATTTTGTCAAAAAGATTAATGTACTTAAATCTGTGCCTGAGAGAAACAAGACATACACTCCTAAACAGGTAGAAGATGTCTTTCATTATATGAAAGTTAATGATCCCATTTTGTTACTCTTTGTTCAATTCATTTCTTACAATTTCTTAAGGCCTATTGAAGTATGTAGATTAAGAATAGGTGATTTAGACTTAAAAGATAAAAAACTCTATGTGAGAGCTAAGAATCAACCTGTCAAAACTAAAATTATCCCAGATATCTTGATAGATAAGCTTTCTGGATTGGAGAAACTTGATAGTAATGCTCTTTTATTTACGCCAGACAGAATAGGTGGTCTCTGGGAGACTAAGGAAGGTAATAGGAGAGACTACTTTACAAAACGTTTTAAAACAGTAAAGGGTCATTTTTCTTTAGGTACAAACTACGGTTTGTATAGTTTTAGACACACATTTATAACTAAGCTTTATAAAGAACTTGCCATAAAGCTAACCCCAAATGAAGTAAAAAGTAAATTAATGCTAATCACGGGTCATTCTACTATGAAAGCACTAGAACAATATTTGAGAGATATTGATGCAGTGCTGCCTCAGGATTACTCCAATATGTTGAAATAATGGAATTTAAAAACTTTGGGCTTGTCAGTGTAGAAGAAGCTAACGCAATGGGACAAGGCTACACTGACTTTTTGCAGGAAAAAGGTCTTATTATTTCTGTTCAACCTTTGAGTTCTTCAACGGTTAATATGGGAATGGATGGTAGTTTAGGAATAACACTTTCTAATTCAAGACCTATAGAAAAACGTTTCACACCTGAGTTAGGTTTAGAAATTCGGGATTTTCTTTTGGATAATTATAAGGGATTTATTGGAGGGGACTTAATTTCTTTTCGCAGAAAATTTCAAGACGAATGCTTTGGGCGCAGTGATCACGAAAAAAAACAGATTGGTTTAGAGTATTTTAATTTGTATTACAAAACCTGGTGTGATATACCTATGCTCAACAATAGCCTAAATGTAGATGGTAATTCTGTGGATACGCCTAGAATGAACTCCTTAAATGCTGAACGGAATTACATAGCAGAACAATTCAGGTATGAGCTTGATATGATCTCCAAATATTTAGTAGGAGATAGGGGGTACTTCAATCGTGACCTTTATGAAAGCTCATTGAAACTACAAGAGACGATATCCTTTGAAAATGAATATTTAATACTACAATACTTAAATGATTTATTCGGTTTTGAGAATCAGAAAAGTAATGATCGCAATCTTATCTTAGATAAGATCTATAAGGAGAATAGAACTAAAATAGATTCTTTTGATACCATTCTCTTTATAGACAACATCTTTTCTATAGAAGATTATAGATCACAAGCGTATGGGATAGCGCTTTTTGATTTTTTAAAACATGAGGTGAAAACAATTTACTTGTCTATGAGAGAATTTTCAGATTT includes:
- a CDS encoding tyrosine-type recombinase/integrase: MKLNYSEPKFYTGGVDIFNWSKLSKKQKEVALSKNWYVYYSYRNPQTGKLERQTNLKASVNTYPDKARRWKMLKIVKAAIENLLEAGYNPFVDNKSVKEYLQSQEKEKVGQTINTKGTSVIQQSNPVLQVDNAIQMSIKDAFQLGLETKQRILNENSFPKFKSRIKRFEVWLSDNSYTEENCITTIQKKSVIQYLNSVLQLTSARNRNNTRTAISSLFQVLEDNDVVQENFVKKINVLKSVPERNKTYTPKQVEDVFHYMKVNDPILLLFVQFISYNFLRPIEVCRLRIGDLDLKDKKLYVRAKNQPVKTKIIPDILIDKLSGLEKLDSNALLFTPDRIGGLWETKEGNRRDYFTKRFKTVKGHFSLGTNYGLYSFRHTFITKLYKELAIKLTPNEVKSKLMLITGHSTMKALEQYLRDIDAVLPQDYSNMLK